In one Streptomyces sp. NBC_01241 genomic region, the following are encoded:
- a CDS encoding bifunctional glycosyltransferase/CDP-glycerol:glycerophosphate glycerophosphotransferase yields the protein MKPRLSVVVPVHNVEDYLEDCLRSVAEQSVADIEVILVDDGSTDGSTAIAREFAARDRRFRYVRRPNGGLSAARNTGVRHTTQGVPYLAFVDSDDIVVHDAYARMLASLESTGSDLATGNVWRLTERGRQQAWQYRWLTTTRARTHIGRDPRLLADRVAWNKVFRRSFWDRHAFAFPEGKLYEDTPVMIPAHFLAGSVDVLHEHVYYWRVREGSITRRRTDVRGVRDRIAACEQVSAFLAGRGGVGHGGARRRYDLSCLRDDFVYFLEGLAMGGPAYREAFMADAGAFLDRMERMDGAARSSRAVAHELPVELRIKWLLVKERRLAELLAVLAFERANGAGTFLVGGVPGRRQAGFPGIPDAPRLARADLPAVARLLEAQWGDDGRLRLRGYAYIRNLPAGSPRHSLKVGMVRATRGQQLRTVPVRNVPAPEATINSGQQLHSYDQSGFELTLDPRRLRPGGWLVGMMVAAHGTVRRVAVRAVDAGAVQPHVRDLGDGRRAVLDYAGGRLRLTLTQLPARCEDRRIGEELLLTGRLYGGARPKALVLTCDGVADQEFGHPVECRADGRFTVRIPLADLAGMAAAPASSHRAPREVEPEPGGRWRARLVLADGSRVPLAAAPEVAPPVVADAAGELVLDLSGQPFADGAAWTSDGALRVEGVTGAGAGVRQGEGPAHLVLRHETLRETVSVPVTHHEERRAGVYEGRRFTAFLAPSVAAGLPEGRWEAHLGGRPVRVLTALAARLPLRRTGTDANTPAADREFALDRRFGDRLTVRTGPVLAVSEQGAYRRAELRRTHYPARRALPLRDTVLYTGGDSPRAVHAELVRRRVESEQLWVTDGLHGHIPPTAVPVIEHSAAWYEALARSRRIVTADQLPEWFERRPGQIVVQTWHGTPLGRFGTDLDGTLYADHHELASLPRRAAQWSVLVSPSRHSTPLLRRALGYGGEVLEAGSPANDLLFSADRAKTAERVRRRLGIPDGRRVVLYAPTYRDQLAHPPGADGERLRYRWDPALDLAALARSLGDGHTLLVRRHPRVTGSVPEGHGVRDVSAHPDTAQLLLIADVLVTDYAGLMFDYAHTGRPILFHTYDLAHYRDTVRGFCLDFEARAPGPLLVGTDEIAGALRDGGALTASAVRHAQAYESFRQDFCDLDDGGAAARVADRLLAER from the coding sequence ATGAAGCCGCGCCTCAGTGTCGTCGTCCCGGTCCACAACGTCGAGGACTATCTGGAGGACTGCCTGCGCTCGGTGGCCGAACAGTCGGTCGCCGACATCGAGGTGATCCTCGTCGACGACGGTTCGACGGACGGCAGTACGGCCATCGCCCGGGAGTTCGCCGCCCGCGACCGCCGCTTCCGCTATGTCCGCCGGCCCAACGGGGGGCTGAGCGCGGCCCGTAACACCGGCGTGCGGCACACCACCCAGGGCGTGCCGTATCTGGCGTTCGTCGACAGCGACGACATCGTCGTCCACGACGCCTACGCGCGGATGCTGGCCTCCCTGGAGTCGACCGGCTCCGACCTCGCGACCGGCAACGTGTGGCGGCTCACCGAGCGGGGGCGGCAGCAGGCCTGGCAGTACCGCTGGCTGACCACCACCCGGGCGCGCACCCACATCGGCCGCGATCCGCGGCTGCTCGCCGACCGGGTCGCCTGGAACAAGGTGTTCCGGCGCTCCTTCTGGGACCGGCACGCCTTCGCCTTCCCGGAGGGGAAGCTCTACGAGGACACTCCGGTGATGATCCCGGCCCACTTCCTCGCCGGCTCGGTCGACGTGCTGCACGAGCACGTCTACTACTGGCGGGTGCGCGAGGGGTCGATCACCCGGCGGCGTACGGATGTGCGCGGCGTACGGGACCGGATCGCGGCGTGCGAGCAGGTCAGCGCGTTCCTGGCGGGCCGGGGCGGGGTCGGACACGGCGGTGCGCGGCGCCGCTACGACCTCTCGTGCCTGCGCGACGACTTCGTGTACTTCCTGGAGGGGCTCGCCATGGGCGGGCCCGCGTACCGGGAGGCGTTCATGGCGGACGCGGGGGCGTTCCTGGACCGGATGGAGCGGATGGACGGGGCGGCCAGGTCGAGCCGGGCCGTGGCGCACGAGCTGCCGGTGGAGCTGCGGATCAAGTGGCTGCTGGTGAAGGAGCGCAGGCTCGCGGAGCTGCTCGCCGTGCTCGCCTTCGAACGGGCCAACGGCGCCGGAACGTTCCTGGTGGGCGGTGTGCCGGGGCGGCGGCAGGCCGGATTCCCCGGCATTCCGGACGCCCCCCGGCTCGCCCGTGCCGATCTCCCGGCCGTGGCACGGCTGTTGGAGGCGCAGTGGGGCGACGACGGAAGGCTGCGGCTGCGCGGCTACGCGTACATCCGCAATCTGCCGGCCGGGTCGCCGCGCCACTCGCTGAAGGTGGGCATGGTGCGCGCGACCCGTGGCCAGCAGCTGCGGACGGTGCCCGTACGAAACGTTCCCGCACCCGAGGCGACCATCAACTCCGGTCAGCAACTGCACAGTTACGACCAGTCGGGCTTCGAGCTGACGCTCGACCCGCGTCGACTGCGGCCCGGCGGCTGGCTGGTGGGCATGATGGTGGCCGCTCATGGCACGGTCCGCCGGGTGGCCGTGCGCGCGGTGGACGCGGGGGCGGTCCAGCCGCACGTCCGGGACCTGGGCGACGGACGGCGGGCCGTGCTCGACTACGCGGGCGGGCGGCTCCGGCTGACCCTGACGCAGCTGCCGGCCCGGTGCGAGGACCGTCGCATCGGCGAGGAGCTGCTGTTGACCGGCCGGCTGTACGGGGGTGCCCGGCCGAAGGCCCTGGTGCTGACCTGCGACGGGGTCGCGGACCAGGAGTTCGGCCACCCCGTCGAGTGCCGGGCGGACGGGCGCTTCACGGTACGGATTCCGCTCGCCGACCTCGCCGGGATGGCGGCCGCGCCCGCGTCCTCGCACCGGGCGCCGCGCGAGGTCGAACCGGAGCCGGGCGGGCGGTGGCGGGCGCGGCTGGTGCTGGCGGACGGGTCGCGGGTGCCGCTGGCGGCGGCCCCGGAGGTGGCGCCGCCGGTGGTGGCCGACGCGGCGGGCGAGCTGGTGCTGGACCTGAGCGGGCAGCCGTTCGCGGACGGGGCCGCGTGGACGTCGGACGGGGCGCTGCGGGTGGAGGGCGTGACCGGCGCCGGGGCGGGCGTACGGCAGGGCGAGGGGCCCGCCCACCTCGTGCTGCGGCACGAGACGCTGCGCGAGACGGTGTCCGTCCCCGTCACCCACCACGAGGAACGGCGCGCCGGGGTGTACGAGGGGCGACGTTTCACCGCGTTCCTCGCGCCCTCGGTGGCCGCGGGGCTGCCCGAGGGCCGCTGGGAGGCGCACCTGGGTGGCCGGCCGGTCCGGGTGCTGACCGCGCTCGCCGCCCGGCTGCCGCTCCGCCGCACAGGGACGGACGCCAACACCCCCGCCGCCGACCGGGAGTTCGCCCTCGACCGCCGGTTCGGCGACCGGCTGACCGTACGGACGGGGCCGGTCCTCGCGGTCTCCGAACAGGGCGCGTACCGCCGGGCCGAACTGCGCCGCACGCACTACCCGGCCCGGCGCGCGCTGCCGCTGCGGGACACCGTCCTCTACACGGGCGGCGACTCACCCCGCGCCGTCCACGCCGAACTGGTGCGCCGGAGAGTGGAGTCGGAGCAGCTCTGGGTCACCGACGGGCTCCACGGCCACATCCCGCCCACCGCCGTCCCGGTCATCGAGCACAGTGCCGCCTGGTACGAGGCGCTGGCGCGGTCCCGCCGGATCGTCACCGCCGACCAGCTGCCCGAGTGGTTCGAGCGGCGGCCCGGCCAGATCGTCGTACAGACCTGGCACGGCACCCCGCTCGGCCGCTTCGGCACGGATCTGGACGGCACCCTGTACGCGGACCACCACGAACTCGCCTCGCTGCCGCGCCGGGCGGCCCAGTGGTCCGTCCTGGTCTCCCCCAGCCGCCACTCCACCCCGCTGCTGCGCCGTGCGCTCGGCTACGGGGGCGAGGTCCTGGAGGCGGGTTCCCCGGCCAACGACCTGCTCTTCTCGGCCGACCGGGCCAAGACCGCCGAGCGAGTCCGGCGCCGGCTCGGCATCCCGGACGGCCGCCGGGTCGTGCTGTACGCGCCGACCTACCGTGACCAGCTGGCCCACCCGCCCGGCGCCGACGGCGAGCGGCTCCGCTACCGCTGGGATCCGGCGCTCGACCTGGCCGCCCTGGCCCGGTCCCTCGGCGACGGCCACACCCTCCTGGTGCGGCGCCATCCGCGGGTGACCGGGAGCGTGCCCGAGGGGCACGGCGTACGCGACGTGTCGGCGCACCCGGACACCGCTCAGCTGCTGCTGATCGCGGATGTGCTGGTGACGGACTACGCGGGGCTGATGTTCGACTACGCGCACACGGGCCGCCCGATCCTCTTCCACACCTACGACCTGGCGCACTACCGCGACACGGTGCGCGGTTTCTGCCTGGACTTCGAGGCCCGGGCGCCCGGGCCACTGCTCGTCGGCACGGACGAGATCGCCGGGGCCCTGCGCGATGGCGGCGCCCTGACCGCGTCGGCGGTCCGGCACGCGCAGGCGTACGAGAGTTTCCGCCAGGACTTCTGCGACCTGGACGACGGCGGGGCGGCGGCGCGGGTCGCGGACCGGCTGCTGGCCGAACGGTAG
- a CDS encoding TetR/AcrR family transcriptional regulator: MTTDPGTRRRVPAGAAVLREDVTDAIRSAVFEELAAVGFARMSIEGIARRAGVGKTAVYRRWKSKLALVLDLVSAVAVQGMPAPATGSLYGDVRAVLELAAYALRHPVASQVIPDLLVEAARSPEISDTIKAALLDPQQGIAAVVVRDAVARGELPEDSDPDRALDLIVGPLYWRLAVVRTPLPKGYLDDLAGSAVAALRNRAG; the protein is encoded by the coding sequence ATGACCACCGACCCGGGAACCCGCCGCCGTGTCCCCGCCGGAGCCGCTGTGCTGCGCGAGGACGTCACCGATGCGATTCGCAGCGCCGTCTTCGAGGAACTGGCCGCGGTGGGCTTCGCCCGGATGTCCATCGAGGGCATCGCCCGGCGGGCGGGCGTCGGCAAGACGGCCGTCTACCGCCGCTGGAAGTCCAAGCTGGCCCTGGTCCTCGACCTGGTCTCGGCCGTCGCCGTCCAGGGCATGCCGGCTCCGGCCACGGGTTCGCTGTACGGGGATGTCCGCGCCGTACTGGAACTGGCCGCCTACGCCCTGCGCCACCCCGTCGCCTCGCAGGTCATCCCGGACCTGCTGGTCGAGGCGGCCCGCAGTCCGGAGATCTCCGACACGATCAAGGCCGCCCTGCTCGACCCGCAGCAGGGCATCGCCGCCGTCGTCGTACGGGACGCCGTGGCGCGCGGCGAGCTGCCCGAGGACAGCGACCCGGACCGTGCGCTGGACCTGATCGTCGGTCCGCTCTACTGGCGGCTCGCCGTCGTCCGCACCCCGCTGCCCAAGGGCTACCTCGACGACCTGGCCGGGTCGGCCGTCGCCGCGCTCAGGAACCGGGCCGGGTAG
- a CDS encoding ABC transporter permease, with amino-acid sequence MVSQTTTPPAPADTPAGTPSPVYAPGELAALAARHGLTMSGARPSLVAYVRQLWGRRHFITAFATAKLTAQYSQAKLGQIWQIMTPLLNATVYYFIFGVLMDTKRNVEDFVPFLVTGVFIWTFTASSITAGTRAISGNLGLVRALHFPRASLPIALALQQLQQLLFSLGALVLILIGFGQFPKPSWVLAVPALILQAVFNTGVSMVVARLAARTPDIAQLMPFILRTWMYASGVMWSVDALLKGDRVPHFVKVMLECNPAAVFIDLMRFALIDSFTRAQLPPHVWAIATGWALVCGVGGFVYFWQAEERYGRG; translated from the coding sequence GTGGTGAGCCAGACAACAACCCCACCGGCCCCGGCCGACACCCCCGCCGGTACCCCCTCCCCGGTGTACGCGCCGGGCGAGCTGGCCGCGCTCGCCGCCCGCCACGGACTGACGATGAGCGGGGCCCGGCCCTCGCTGGTCGCGTACGTCCGGCAGCTGTGGGGGCGGCGGCACTTCATCACGGCGTTCGCCACCGCCAAGCTGACCGCGCAGTACAGCCAGGCGAAGCTCGGCCAGATCTGGCAGATCATGACCCCGCTGCTGAACGCGACGGTCTACTACTTCATCTTCGGCGTCCTGATGGACACGAAGCGCAACGTCGAGGACTTCGTGCCCTTCCTCGTCACCGGCGTGTTCATCTGGACCTTCACCGCCAGCTCGATCACCGCGGGCACCCGTGCGATCAGCGGCAACCTGGGCCTCGTCCGGGCCCTGCACTTCCCGCGCGCCTCGCTGCCGATCGCGCTGGCCCTGCAGCAGCTCCAGCAGCTGCTGTTCTCACTGGGCGCGCTGGTGCTGATCCTGATCGGGTTCGGACAGTTCCCCAAACCGTCCTGGGTGCTGGCAGTTCCGGCGCTGATCCTGCAGGCCGTCTTCAACACCGGTGTCTCCATGGTGGTGGCGCGGCTGGCCGCCCGGACGCCGGACATCGCCCAGCTGATGCCGTTCATCCTGCGCACCTGGATGTACGCCTCGGGCGTCATGTGGAGCGTGGACGCGCTCCTCAAGGGCGACCGGGTTCCGCACTTCGTGAAGGTGATGCTGGAGTGCAATCCGGCGGCCGTCTTCATCGACCTGATGCGGTTCGCGCTCATCGACAGCTTCACCCGGGCCCAGCTGCCCCCGCATGTGTGGGCGATCGCCACGGGCTGGGCGCTCGTGTGCGGGGTGGGCGGCTTCGTGTACTTCTGGCAGGCGGAGGAGCGGTACGGACGTGGCTGA
- a CDS encoding ABC transporter ATP-binding protein, protein MADNNKRVPTVVVDDVHITYKVNGARTGKGSATSALSRIVSRRQTTGVREVHAVKGVSFAAYKGEAIGLIGSNGSGKSTLLKAIAGLLPATKGRVHTQGQPSLLGVNAALMSDLTGERNVVLGGLAMGMTRAQIRERYQGIVDFSGINDKGDFITLPMRTYSSGMGARLRFSIAAAKSHDVLLIDEALSTGDARFQRRSKERIIELRKEAGTVFLVSHSNKSITETCDRAIWLEAGTLRMDGPADEVVAAYEEFTGKK, encoded by the coding sequence GTGGCTGACAACAACAAGCGGGTGCCGACCGTCGTCGTGGACGACGTGCACATCACGTACAAGGTCAACGGCGCCCGTACCGGAAAGGGCAGCGCCACCTCTGCGCTCAGCCGCATCGTCTCGCGCCGGCAGACCACCGGGGTGCGCGAGGTGCACGCCGTGAAGGGGGTGAGTTTCGCCGCGTACAAGGGCGAGGCCATCGGCCTGATCGGTTCCAACGGTTCGGGGAAGTCGACGCTGCTGAAGGCGATCGCCGGTCTGCTGCCCGCGACGAAGGGCCGGGTGCACACCCAGGGCCAGCCCTCCCTGCTCGGAGTGAACGCGGCGCTGATGAGCGATCTGACCGGCGAGCGCAACGTCGTGCTCGGCGGCCTCGCGATGGGGATGACGCGGGCCCAGATCCGCGAGCGCTACCAGGGGATCGTCGACTTCTCCGGCATCAACGACAAGGGCGACTTCATCACCCTGCCGATGCGGACGTACTCCTCCGGCATGGGCGCCCGGCTGCGCTTCTCGATCGCGGCCGCCAAGAGCCATGACGTCCTCCTGATCGACGAGGCCCTGTCCACCGGCGACGCCAGGTTCCAGCGGCGCAGCAAGGAACGGATCATCGAGCTGCGCAAAGAGGCCGGCACGGTCTTCCTGGTCAGCCACAGCAACAAGTCGATCACCGAAACCTGCGACCGGGCGATCTGGCTGGAGGCGGGAACCCTGCGGATGGACGGTCCGGCCGACGAGGTCGTGGCCGCGTACGAGGAGTTCACCGGCAAGAAGTAG
- a CDS encoding NAD-glutamate dehydrogenase — MQTKLDEAKAELLARAAKVADNSPGGGVGGPGGTPPVRVAATGGAGAEKERPGHDVLLAYLQRYYLHTAPEDIAGRDPVDVFGAASSHYRLAEVRPQGKANVRVHTPTVEENGWTCSHTVVEVVTDDMPFLVDSVTNELSRQGRGIHVVIHPQVVVRRDVTGKLIEVLAEGNGASASPQARKNAKGAKGGKKGGTTELPHDALVESWIHVEIDRETDRSDLQQIATDLLRVLSDVREAVEDWEKMRNAALRIADDLPAEPLADLADEEVNEARELLRWLAADHFTFLGYREYELKNTDALAAVPGTGLGILRSDPHHSIDEAHPVSPSFERLPADARAKAREHKLLVLTKANSRSTVHRPSYLDYVGVKKFDADGNVVGERRFLGLFSSAAYTESVRRVPVIRRKVAEVLEGAGFTPNSHDGRDLLQILETYPRDELFQAPVDQLRSVVTSVLYLQERRRLRLYLRQDEYGRYYSAIVYLPRDRYTTGVRLRLIDILKEELGGTSVDFTAWNTESILSRLHFVVRVAPGTELPDLTDAEADRIEARLVEAARSWADGFQEALNAECGEERAAELLRQYSPSFPEGYKADHTPRSAVSDMIHLEALKKDEKDFSLSLYEPVGAGPGERRFKIYRTGEQVSLSAVLPALQRLGVEVVDERPYELRCADGTHAWIYDFGLRLPQTNGSGNYLADDARDRFQDTFAAVWTGAAENDGFNSLVLGAGLNWRQAMVLRAYAKYLRQAGSTFSQDYMESTLRNNVHTTRLLVSLFEARMSPDRQSAGTELTDGLLEELDGALDQVASLDEDRILRSFLTVIKATLRTNFFQTADDGNPHGYVSMKFDPQSIPDLPAPRPAFEIWVYSPRVEGVHLRFGKVARGGLRWSDRREDFRTEILGLVKAQMVKNTVIVPVGAKGGFVAKQLPDPAVDRDAWMAEGVASYRTFISALLDITDNMVAGEVVPPKDVVRHDEDDTYLVVAADKGTAKFSDIANEVAVSYGFWLGDAFASGGSAGYDHKGMGITARGAWESVKRHFRELGHDTQTEDFTVVGVGDMSGDVFGNGMLLSEHIRLVAAFDHRHIFIDPTPDAAASYAERRRLFDLPRSSWADYNKELLSAGGGVHPRSAKSIPVNAHIREALGIESRVTKMTPAELMQAILKARVDLLWNGGIGTYIKSSAESNADVGDKANDAIRVNGQDLRAKVVGEGGNLGATQLGRIEFARTGGRINTDAIDNSAGVDTSDHEVNIKILLNGLVRDGDMTVKQRNKLLAGMTDEIGRLVLRNNYAQNVALANATAQSSSLLHAHQRFMRRLGRDGDLDRALEFLPTDRQIRELLNAGKGLSQPELAVLMAYTKITAARELIRTSLPDDPHLQKLLHAYFPQQLREQFPEAVDGHALRREIITTVLVNDTVNSGGSTFLHRLREETGASIEEIVRAQFAAREIFGLGQVWDAVEALDNEVGADVQTRIRLHSRRLVERGSRWLLGNRPQPLEIAGTIDFFKAGVEQVWAELPKMLMGADLDWYQSILDELTEAGVPGELAQRVAGFSSAFPALDIVAIADRTGKDPLSVAEVYYDLADRLGITQLMDRIIELPRADRWQSMARASIREDLYAAHAALTADVLSVGNGTSTPEERFMAWEEKNAAILTRSRSTLEEIRGSDSFDLANLSVAMRTMRTLLRTHA; from the coding sequence ATGCAGACCAAGCTGGACGAAGCCAAGGCCGAGCTGCTCGCACGGGCCGCCAAGGTAGCTGACAACAGCCCGGGCGGTGGTGTCGGCGGCCCGGGCGGTACCCCCCCGGTACGTGTCGCGGCCACCGGCGGCGCCGGGGCCGAGAAGGAGCGTCCCGGACATGACGTACTCCTCGCCTACCTCCAGCGCTACTACCTGCACACCGCACCCGAGGACATCGCGGGCCGTGACCCCGTCGACGTCTTCGGTGCCGCCTCGTCCCACTACCGGCTCGCGGAGGTCCGCCCGCAGGGCAAGGCGAACGTCCGGGTGCACACCCCGACCGTCGAGGAGAACGGCTGGACGTGCAGCCACACCGTCGTCGAGGTCGTCACCGACGACATGCCGTTCCTGGTCGACTCCGTCACCAATGAGCTGTCCCGGCAGGGCCGCGGCATCCATGTCGTGATCCACCCGCAGGTCGTCGTACGCCGTGACGTCACCGGCAAGCTCATCGAGGTCCTCGCCGAGGGCAACGGCGCCTCGGCGAGCCCGCAGGCCCGCAAGAACGCCAAGGGCGCCAAGGGCGGCAAGAAGGGCGGCACGACCGAGCTGCCGCACGACGCGCTCGTCGAGTCCTGGATCCACGTCGAGATCGACCGCGAGACCGACCGCTCCGACCTCCAGCAGATCGCCACCGATCTGCTCCGCGTGCTGTCCGACGTGCGCGAGGCCGTCGAGGACTGGGAGAAGATGCGCAACGCCGCGCTGCGCATCGCCGACGACCTGCCCGCCGAGCCGCTCGCCGACCTCGCGGACGAAGAGGTGAACGAGGCCAGGGAGCTGCTGCGCTGGCTCGCCGCGGACCACTTCACCTTCCTCGGCTACCGCGAGTACGAGCTGAAGAACACCGACGCGCTGGCCGCCGTCCCCGGTACCGGCCTCGGCATCCTGCGCTCCGACCCGCACCACAGCATCGACGAGGCACACCCCGTCAGCCCGTCCTTCGAACGGCTGCCCGCCGACGCCCGGGCCAAGGCCCGTGAGCACAAGCTCCTCGTGCTCACCAAGGCCAACAGCCGGTCGACCGTCCACCGCCCCAGCTACCTCGACTACGTCGGTGTGAAGAAGTTCGACGCCGACGGCAACGTCGTCGGTGAGCGCCGCTTCCTCGGACTGTTCTCGTCCGCCGCCTACACCGAGTCCGTACGCCGGGTGCCCGTCATCCGCCGCAAGGTCGCCGAGGTGCTGGAGGGCGCGGGCTTCACGCCCAACAGCCACGACGGCCGCGATCTGCTGCAGATCCTGGAGACGTACCCGCGCGACGAGCTGTTCCAGGCGCCCGTCGACCAGCTGCGCTCCGTCGTCACCTCCGTGCTGTACCTCCAGGAGCGCCGCCGGCTGCGGCTCTACCTGCGCCAGGACGAGTACGGGCGCTACTACTCCGCGATCGTCTACCTGCCGCGCGACCGCTACACCACCGGTGTCCGGCTGCGTCTGATCGACATCCTCAAGGAGGAACTGGGCGGCACCAGCGTCGACTTCACCGCCTGGAACACCGAGTCGATCCTCTCCCGGCTGCACTTCGTCGTCCGGGTCGCCCCCGGCACCGAGCTGCCCGACCTCACCGACGCCGAGGCCGACCGCATCGAGGCACGGCTCGTCGAGGCCGCCCGCTCCTGGGCCGACGGCTTCCAGGAGGCACTCAACGCCGAGTGCGGCGAGGAGCGCGCCGCCGAGCTGCTGCGCCAGTACAGCCCCTCGTTCCCCGAGGGCTACAAGGCCGACCACACGCCGCGCTCCGCCGTGTCCGACATGATCCACCTCGAAGCGCTCAAGAAGGACGAGAAGGACTTCTCCCTCAGCCTGTACGAGCCGGTCGGCGCCGGCCCCGGCGAGCGTCGCTTCAAGATCTACCGGACCGGCGAGCAGGTCTCCCTCTCGGCCGTCCTCCCGGCGCTCCAGCGGCTCGGTGTCGAGGTCGTCGACGAGCGTCCGTACGAGCTGCGCTGCGCGGACGGTACGCACGCCTGGATCTACGACTTCGGTCTGCGGCTGCCGCAGACCAACGGCAGCGGCAACTACCTCGCCGATGACGCCCGCGACCGCTTCCAGGACACCTTCGCGGCCGTGTGGACCGGTGCCGCCGAGAACGACGGCTTCAACTCCCTCGTGCTGGGCGCCGGTCTGAACTGGCGGCAGGCGATGGTGCTGCGCGCCTACGCGAAGTACCTGCGGCAGGCCGGTTCGACCTTCAGCCAGGACTACATGGAGAGCACTCTCCGCAACAACGTCCACACCACCCGGCTGCTGGTCTCGCTCTTCGAGGCGCGGATGTCCCCGGACCGGCAGAGCGCCGGCACCGAGCTGACCGACGGGCTCCTCGAAGAGCTGGACGGGGCCCTGGACCAGGTCGCCTCCCTCGACGAGGACCGGATCCTGCGGTCCTTCCTCACCGTCATCAAGGCCACCCTGCGCACGAACTTCTTCCAGACCGCGGACGACGGCAATCCGCACGGTTACGTCTCGATGAAGTTCGACCCGCAGTCCATCCCGGATCTCCCGGCGCCCCGCCCGGCGTTCGAGATCTGGGTGTACTCGCCGCGCGTGGAGGGCGTGCACCTGCGCTTCGGTAAGGTCGCCCGAGGCGGTCTGCGCTGGTCGGACCGGCGGGAGGACTTCCGTACGGAGATCCTCGGCCTGGTCAAGGCGCAGATGGTGAAGAACACCGTCATCGTGCCGGTCGGCGCCAAGGGCGGCTTCGTCGCCAAGCAGCTCCCGGACCCGGCCGTCGACCGTGACGCCTGGATGGCCGAGGGCGTCGCCTCCTACCGCACCTTCATCTCGGCGCTGCTCGACATCACGGACAACATGGTGGCCGGCGAGGTCGTGCCGCCCAAGGACGTCGTCCGGCACGACGAGGACGACACCTACCTGGTCGTCGCCGCCGACAAGGGCACCGCGAAGTTCTCCGACATCGCCAACGAGGTCGCCGTCTCGTACGGCTTCTGGCTCGGCGACGCGTTCGCCTCCGGCGGCTCCGCCGGATACGACCACAAGGGCATGGGCATCACCGCCCGCGGCGCCTGGGAATCCGTCAAGCGGCACTTCCGCGAGCTCGGCCACGACACCCAGACCGAGGACTTCACCGTCGTCGGCGTCGGTGACATGTCGGGTGACGTGTTCGGCAACGGCATGCTGCTCTCCGAGCACATCCGGCTCGTCGCCGCCTTCGACCACCGGCACATCTTCATCGACCCGACCCCGGACGCCGCCGCCTCGTACGCCGAGCGGCGCCGCCTCTTCGACCTGCCGCGCAGCTCCTGGGCCGACTACAACAAGGAACTGCTCTCCGCGGGCGGCGGAGTCCACCCGCGCAGCGCCAAGTCCATCCCGGTCAACGCGCACATCCGCGAGGCGCTCGGCATCGAGTCGCGGGTCACGAAGATGACGCCCGCCGAGCTGATGCAGGCCATCCTCAAGGCCCGCGTCGACCTGCTGTGGAACGGCGGCATCGGTACGTACATCAAGTCCTCCGCCGAGTCGAACGCGGACGTCGGGGACAAGGCCAACGACGCGATCCGCGTCAACGGCCAGGACCTGCGGGCCAAGGTCGTCGGCGAGGGCGGCAACCTCGGTGCCACCCAGCTCGGCCGGATCGAGTTCGCCCGTACCGGCGGCCGGATCAACACCGACGCGATCGACAACAGCGCCGGTGTGGACACCTCCGACCACGAGGTGAACATCAAGATCCTGCTCAACGGCCTGGTCCGGGACGGCGACATGACCGTCAAGCAGCGCAACAAGCTGCTCGCCGGGATGACCGACGAGATCGGCCGTCTGGTACTGCGCAACAACTACGCGCAGAACGTGGCACTCGCCAACGCCACCGCCCAGTCGTCCTCCCTGCTCCACGCCCACCAGCGCTTCATGCGCCGGCTGGGCCGCGACGGGGACCTCGACCGCGCGCTGGAGTTCCTGCCCACCGACCGGCAGATCCGCGAACTGCTCAACGCCGGCAAGGGGCTCAGCCAGCCCGAGCTGGCCGTGCTGATGGCGTACACCAAGATCACGGCGGCCCGGGAGCTGATCCGGACCAGCCTGCCGGACGACCCGCACCTGCAGAAGCTGCTGCACGCCTACTTCCCGCAGCAGCTGCGCGAGCAGTTCCCCGAGGCGGTCGACGGGCACGCGCTGCGTCGCGAGATCATCACCACCGTCCTGGTCAACGACACAGTGAACAGCGGTGGTTCGACCTTCCTGCACCGGCTGCGGGAAGAGACCGGCGCCTCGATCGAGGAGATCGTGCGGGCACAGTTCGCGGCCCGCGAGATCTTCGGCCTCGGCCAGGTGTGGGACGCCGTCGAGGCGCTCGACAACGAGGTCGGCGCCGATGTGCAGACCCGGATCCGGCTGCACTCGCGCCGGCTCGTCGAGCGCGGTTCGCGCTGGCTGCTCGGCAACCGGCCGCAGCCGCTGGAGATCGCCGGGACGATCGACTTCTTCAAGGCGGGCGTCGAGCAGGTCTGGGCCGAGCTGCCCAAGATGCTGATGGGCGCCGACCTGGACTGGTACCAGTCGATCCTGGACGAGCTCACCGAGGCGGGTGTCCCGGGCGAACTGGCCCAGCGGGTCGCCGGATTCTCCTCCGCGTTCCCGGCACTGGACATCGTGGCGATCGCGGACCGTACCGGCAAGGACCCGCTCTCCGTCGCCGAGGTGTACTACGACCTCGCGGACCGGCTGGGCATCACCCAGCTGATGGACCGGATCATCGAGCTGCCGCGGGCGGACCGCTGGCAGTCCATGGCCCGGGCGTCCATCCGGGAGGACCTGTACGCCGCGCACGCCGCGCTCACCGCGGATGTGCTGTCCGTGGGCAACGGGACCTCGACCCCGGAGGAGCGGTTCATGGCGTGGGAGGAGAAGAACGCGGCGATCCTCACGCGGTCGCGCTCCACGCTTGAGGAGATCCGGGGATCGGACTCGTTCGACCTGGCGAACCTGTCGGTGGCCATGCGGACGATGCGGACGTTGCTGCGTACGCACGCGTAG